The sequence below is a genomic window from Schistocerca nitens isolate TAMUIC-IGC-003100 chromosome 4, iqSchNite1.1, whole genome shotgun sequence.
aataaccagagccacttcctcatcctctcaaacccagaacctcccacagaagaaccacaaaagtgccccacttgtgacaggatactttccgggactggatcagattctgaatgtggctctccagcagggatacgacttcctcaaatcctgcactgaaatgagatccatccttcatgaaatcctccccactccaccaagagtgtctttccgccgtccacctaaccttcgtagccTCTTAGTTcaaccctatgaaatccccaaaccaccttccctaccctctggctcctacccttgtaaccgcccccggtgtaaaacctgtcccatgcaccctcccaccaccacctactccagtcctgtaacccggaaggtgtatacgatcaaaggcagagccacgtgtgaaagcacccacgtgatctaccaactgacctgcctacactgtgacgcattctatgtgggaatgaccagcaacaaactgtccattcgcatgaatggacacaggcagacagtgtttgttggtaatgaggatcaccctgtggctaaacatgccttggtgcacggccagcacatcttggcacagtgttacaccgtccgggttatctggatacttcccactaacaccaacctatccgaactccggagatgggaacttgctcttcaatatatcctctcttcccgttatcccttcccgttatccaccaggcctcaatctccgctaatttcaagttgccgccactcatacctcacctgtcattcaacaacatctttgcctctgcacttctgccttgactgacatctctgcccaaactctttgtctttaaatatgtctgcttgtgtctgtatatgtgtggatggatatgtgtgtgtgtgcgcgagtgtatacccgtccttttttccccctaaggtaagtctttccgctcccgggattggaatgactccttaccctctcccttaaaacccacatcctttcatctttccctctccttccccctttcctgatgaggcaacagtttgttgcgaaagcttgaattttgtgtgtatgtttgtgtttgtttgtgtgtctgtcgacctgccagcactttcatttggtaagtcacatcatctttgtttttagatatatttttcctacgtggaatgtttccctctatatatatatatatatatatatatatatatatatatatatatatatatatatatatatatatatatatatgaatataacagagggaaacattccacgtggaaacaatatatctaaaaagaaagatgatgagacttaccaaacaaaagcgctggcaggtcgacagaaccacaaacaaacacaaacatacacacaaaattcaagccctcgcaacaaactgccgccccatcaggaaagagggaaggagagggaaagacgaaaggatgcgggcctcaagggagagggcaaggagtcaccccaatcccgggagcggaaagacccaccctagggggaaaaaaggacaggtacacacccgcacacacacacacacccatccacacacacagacacaagcagacacatttaaagacatttaaatgtgtctgcttgtgtctgtgtgtgtggatgggtgtgtgtgtgtgtgcgggtgtgtacctgtccttttttccccctagggtgggtctttccgctcccgggattggggtgactccttgccctctcccttgaggcccgcatcctttcgtctttccctctccttccctctttcctgatggggcggcagtttgttgcgagggcttgaattttgtgtgtatgtttgtgtttgtttgtggttctgtcgacctgccagcgcttttgtttggtaagtctcatcatctttctttttatatatatatatatatatatatatatatatatatatatatatatatatatatatatatatatatatatattgagacttaccaaacaaaagcgctggcaggtcgatacacacacaaacaaacacaaatatacacacaaaattcaagctttcgcaacaaactgttgcctcatcaggaaagaggggaaggagagggaaagacgaaaggatgtgggttttaagggagaggataaggagtcattccaatcccgggagcggaaagacttaccttagggggaaaaaaggacaggtatacactcgcacacacacccatatccatccacacatacagacacaagcagacatgtatgtgtggatggatatgggtgtgtgtgcgagtgtatacctgtccttttttccccctaaggtaagtctttccgctcccgggattggaatgactccttatcctctcccttaaaacccacatcctttcgtctttccctctccttcccctctttcctgatgaggcaacagtttgttgcgaaagcttgaattttgtgtgtatatttgtgtttgtttgtgtgtctatcgacctgccagcgcttttgtttggtaagtctcatcatctttctttttagatatatttttccacgtggaatgtttccctctgttatatatatatatatatatatatatatatatatatatatatatatatatatagctatttttcaacaacagatgactcATCAGTAGTTTCTATAGTAGCATACTACAATCTACATGTTACCTATGATCACAGACAGTCAATGTGACACACAACACTCATGGTAACATGTCCTGGATATTCAACAACACTCAGCAGGATTTCACAATATGATGAATAGCATCTTTCATGAATAAAACCAGACACAGTGTGTACATCTGACTTCAAGTAGCTCCATAATCAGAAGTCACAACACCTAAAGAAACTTTTGTGTCTTTAGAAGATTGTGACAGAAGCTGCTGCTTTTTCACTTTCCAATCTGTTTCAGTAATGGATGTTAAAAATCATTCTTTTCCATAGTCTCGTTTACTATAGGGTGTATCAGTGTTTGGATATCATAAAATATCATCTGTCGCGTAATGTTGAACACTAAGACATACTTTTTCTTTCAGTTCATCTCCTGCCGTAATTTTTTTTCTTGCAATTGTCAGCTTCTAGAATCAGACTTTTTTGTTTTGCATGGTATGCCCCAAATATGCATatttttttgttcttaattttATTGCACAGTTCTCTGTCATTGCTGACACACTTGCATTCTCGCAGTTGATGGTATCTCAAGTACTCTGTGCTGTAGTCACAGTCCAAAAGCATCCATTTTGTAGATGCTGTCTTCTAATGTTCAGTCTTTCACATTGTATAGAAATACCAAACAAAGGCAACATTTTACAAACCGTAGTCTTCAGGCTATTTCAAaatccaaacatgtaagtagttttataATTTCAAGAATGGCCATAGAGCTTGTTTAATCTGGTATTTTTTCAGTGAAGAAACAATACTGCGTAAGTagcaaaacacaaattttacaCAAGATAGAAAGACCTGTCATGAATAGATGAGGCTTTCAACAGGGATGCTAAATTTGCATTGTACTGCTACAATGAAATTTCAGACTGTATCAAAAagtgaaacaaagaaaatatgttttagGAATCTTAATTACAGCAGATACGGAGAACACTCTTGGTGTTTTTGGCAGGATACGTTACTTAAACAGTATTCGTTTGTCAGTCTCCTGTACGACTTAATGCTTATATGTTGTTTTCGGTGCTGAAAAAGCTAGTAGTAACACCATTTTGAAATGTTTACTAATTGTTATTGAAAGACTTCACAATTAGacttcaaatacacacacacaccattcacgtAGTTCTGATATTGTTTGTACATTTGCTCAAGAAAAAAGTGCCAACGTCATTCAGGCAGCAATAAAGACCCACAGAACTACACTGCACTATTACGCATGGAAGAGAAGCCTCAAAGATAATGTTCATTGGTAAGAGATGTTGTCATAAAAGTAGTGGCAATCTGTAGGAAGTATGGTTTAAGTTCTTGTAAGTGATCCCAATTGGCATTCTTgattttctgtctttctttgtaAAGGTTCAGAAAGAAAATATTCCCTAGAATTTTTCTCAGACATCTCGGGTTTTATTCCATGTATTGTTGAAAATGCACTTGTAAAAATATAATTTGGAAAGTATACTGTATCACCCTCAGGTCCATAACTGTtaggcccccccccctttttttccagttCTTTGAGGCATAATTCAGTCACACAACCACAGACTTTGCTCTGCATAATCGGTGAAAAAAGAGTAATATAGTTAATGGACTTTGTAAGGTCGTTGCTGTTTTCTTGCCCATATCAAGACATATTTTCTAGAAGGAGTAACTTTATGTCCTTTAAGCTTTGTATTCAATGGATTTGAGAACTTAGCCACATTCCATCTAAGTATGACCTTTCTCCAAAAACTTTTGGGAATTGGTACTTCAGTGTCAATCTAATCCTAAAAGAGCATTTGGTAGTCATATGTTTCTGTATTGATATGTGCAGCCATCAGAATACAAACGATTTGGACAGGATTATCCTTAATCATTTTTGATGGGGTTTCCAGTATATATGAAGCAAAATTTGATGCACCCAATTCACCTTCATTTTATCAAACCAGTATCATACTGCATTCTACACTGTAAAGTTATGAACAGCCAAATTTGTTTGTAATGAACTGCACTTGCATGTAAAAATGTAGTTACTTTCGGGCCTGCAAGCACATGATGTGAATTGAGAACAACTTCTGCTGGGTATCTTTCTTACCTAGGTCTTTTTGCAGCCTTGCCTGCTCTTCACGTTCCATGTGCTGCTTCCACATCTTCACTCAATTTTCGAGCCTATAACTGCAACACGAGTTGCACTGGACTACGTGGAAGTAAAATGAGCTAAAGTTACCCTCCTCAAAAATAAAGTTAAAGGTGGCCTAACTTAATGGTAGAACCTTCTCCATATTACATTTTTCCTTGTAGAGTCCATACAGCTGTGTTTACATTGTATAATAGCCTCAAGGTTCTGCTTGAATGTGTTAATATGATGGCAGTTTCGGAAAGCAGTCGAGGAATTCCTTTATGAAGGTTCTCCCATCTTTATTTTTTAGGTTGGTTTATTTGAAAACATGATAATTCTGAATTTGGCTTCGTCCCATGTGTAGAATTAGCCGACCAATATCAGACAATCCATTTGTTAATCCCAAGAGtattgaaaaacatatttttgcaaACCTTATGTTTTCCCAGATTGCTTCCTTTTCCTGTCACTGTTTAAGACACCATAAAATCCTTGGCATTCTTTTTCAGCATCCTTGCTTCTCTAGTCTTCAAATGAGTTATCTGAATTTTCTGGTAAACAGTGAGCACGATCGTGTAGTAATAAGtgtgaagaagtaatgttgtctcCAGTGGGAAACAAGACTGCTGTATCATTATGAGCATTCTAGGATACAACCAGCAAAGTttctagataaaagaaattataaaccAACTTTAGAGGATCAAAGTTGAAGTTCAAATTCATGTTTTTATGAAAACAgtgtcagtaataataataacaactcaaagaagaggaagaagattaCCTGTGTCATTAGATGGTGCAGGAAAAGTAACTGATAACCCCATATACAAAATCAATGCTTCATCTGTGGATGAAACTTCACTGTTACTACTGTTGTCAGTTGTTGTTTGTTCTGCATTTACAGGAGAACCTTCAATTAAGTGGATATTATAAAAATCTTCGGTAACAATGACTAAAGCACAGAATGAGTGAAATGTGGTGTTCTAATTTATATCAAAAAATAAAGTGGCAGTTTCTACTCAGTTTCATATTTACAGTGGATTGTTGTTAATCCGAGGTAGAAAGTAAGATAATTTTATTACTGCTATCAATCGCGTCAGGAAGGAATCATACACTAATTTCTGCCGAGAAACAATTTCTCCCTCAATAAAAACATCATCCTGTGCTGTCCATTTTCATGAACTACAGCTACAACTGATTCCGAACACTGGGAGACTCGGGGCAAACAACAACAACGTGCTGTGAGTGCATGCTTTTCTGCATTTACATGGTATTGTTTACCAAATCCAAAACCCTTTATTTACACAGTATTTTTTTGCATGTATCTTTTCTGCAGTGCATAACAATAATGGAAAATATATAgatggaaaaaatggaaaataagGGAAAGACAGCTGCTTACCTATAGTGGACTGATGCATGGTGTACAGAAACACTGTAATAGaaaacagttaacactattcaggcTCTTGTTCCTTTTCatacaggtgtgtgtgtggggggggggggggggagaggaaacacacacacatgtacacatgtTTGCAATAGCAGCTGTCATATGTAtgcagtattgtttattttctttgtaaataatgaaaaaatcaGCTTATGGCAGTAAGAGCAGATGCACTTGCAGTGGTTTCTTCACCAACAATTGTACCTCACTGTCAAATGTCCAATTTTCAGAAGGTCTTTTATCAACTCATTCTGTGGTCAGTGCATTAGATGCTGTGCCAGTTTTGAAATAAGTTTAATTTcttaaaatgatgatgaattttgtcTTATTGATATTGAGGCCCATTTTGCTGATCATTTGCATTATCAGTGATTAGGACCACATCAACAAGAGTGTGAATGTTGTTGAGCCACTTTCTGTTTAATTCCCATTTCCACATCTTCCAAACCATCTGGGAAAATTGCTTTCAAATGAAGGGTGAGTGAAAGTGGAGATAAGCTCACACTTCTACGGTATCCATCTCTTAATTATGAACCTAATTTAATACATATTATTTGAATTTGCCAGTGCAGTTTGATTCCAATATAAGGTTTTGATACATAGGATGTCCTCATGATCTGTATCCAGTTTTATTGGAACTGTATCATTTAGGCACTGCACTCAATCAAAagcttttttttaataatgtgtaaATCACAGGCAATGTCCTTTCTTTGTTCGTAAAGATTCTGGACAAGCATAGTGTTCCAGCTATAGTTTCCCTTTGACAGTCCATATGTATTATTTGTGTATtaatcttaaaaatattttaaatgtatgaCTAATGTGTATaatattcacattttcttgtgtttgtcATCGTAGACAAAGAATTAAATGTGCATTGCAACCACTGTTTGGTAGCAGCATCTTGTTTTATCAATGATGCTAAATATTTGACATAGAGCTGTAATGGGTCTTACATTAGCAGTTTTAGTGGATTCAATATGGACCAACTACTTTTTCCTCTGTTTTGAATCTCTATTATCATGATCGATAGGCAGTTAAACAATTGCTCTTTTCAGTTCCTTTCAATGGCCTGTTGTCATTGACAGCATGACTGCATTAAATTTTCCACAGATAAAAGTTAAATTTACTAAACTGCTGGGTTTGTTACATTAGATCAGTATCTCACAATGTGTAATACTCTTTTGCAAATATAATCTTTTGGAAAATGTGACTTGTTCCCATTTTGGTGGCTGCCTAGTTAGTTGTGATATTGACATTCATCCTCTTCAAATGTCAGAAAATTCCAGTGAAGAATAATCAACAACAATATTGAACTAAAGGAGACAATTTGTTAAGATTTGTTCATCAAGAAGTAAATGAAAAGTGAAACATAACAGCTGGAAGTGCAGACCACACTTAGTGAAgcggttattattttatttatcttattGCACTATAAACTTAAATGCAAATAGCATACATAATTgtataattttgtaaaataaatagaaCTAAAACACTAAATGTATAAATTAATTATATGATCCAGACATTCAACCTACTGGTCCTTAGAAGAATGATTATAATGTAGTTTTGCATTCATGTTTAAACCAGGAGATCTGTAATAGATAGGTGTGGCTGCCAGCTTTGATACTCCTTTAGAACTACCCACGTGATACATACAGCTTAAAGTATCCTGCATCTGTATCTCCAGGGGAAAGGGTACAGGGTAGGAACAGAACCCCACAGTTAGATATAATAATTGAATTTAAAATCTGTAAAAAAAACAATAGTTCTCTGTGAAAACAGACTTAGAACTTTAAGACATTATGTCTGGATTAAACCTTGCATTCTTTCTGTTGTGTGTCTCACAGTCTTGATTATCAGACCAACAGAGACTAAAATGCTGGACTTAAGCTTGAGAGGAGTGAGATCAAATCTCCATCTAACCAATTTGATTTAATTTTTCTAAATTGTATCATGTGAATATTGGTAGGTTGGTTTAGTCCCGATCTTTCTCCAACTGAGCCTAACTGTAGTCTTATAATGGTATCTCCGTCTACAAGATGCTTAATTTCACTCTTCCTTAATGTTCCTGTAGGCTTTGCAATTATTTCCATGAGATGTTCTGGCTTAATTGATAAAACTGAGTTAGTAAACTACTCACAGAATATCCTTCAAAGAATTTTCTGAGTTCAGTTATTCTGTGTGCCATTGAATTCCAAGAAAAGTGATGTACTTTCATTGATATTTCATTTTTGACTTATCATTTTTAAATTACAGTGTTCTGAAATTGTAAGTTACAAAACTTTCAACACTTGAAGAATGTATTTTTGTTCTAGGGTGGAGGAGTACTGGGAACCACAAATGGAAAATCTGGACACACTGGTTGTAATTCGAGAAATTCCTACAATACATATACTTCTTTCAAAAGACCCACTTGATAAAAATGAACCAGGGTAAAGCATTCATTGTTCTATATTCCACTGTACTGGAAAATACTTCTACTGTTTCGTGGGCTGTTTTTCATGTGTTTTACGGTTAAACAACTAATTTATATTTGATATTACAGCTATCAGGCACCAGGAAGTTTCGACACATTCTGGCGATCCACAGAAGGGTCTTCTGAACATGTGAGGAAACAGAATCAGCCAAAACGCAACAGGGGTCCTCGGGTATCTAATGAAGAATTTGCTGCAATGGGATTACGATCAGATCAGAGAAAACCAAAGCATGCTGGCAGTGGTAGGATACCACCAAAATCTGGTGGAGATAGGCAGAGGAGAATTGGCACATCTGGTGGGGGCTCTGAAAGTAGTCAACAAATGTGAATGTGAAATGGAATGTAATTCCCTATCAAAAGTTCCTATACATTAACTGGACCTATTTTGTCTGCATATGTTCTGGTAATAAGGTGTTGCACAAAAAATAATGTCACTTTTGCATTTGAGTCATAAGATGTACTTATTACCTATTGAACATTGCTGCCATATGGAATTTGTACAAAATATATAATTACACAGAATCAGTTACTTTCTTATACACTTGTGTTAATTAGACACACCAATTTCTCTGACAGGAATAACATTAAGTAAAATCTTATTTCTGCAAAAGAGAAGGGCACATGGTGCTCAGCATGTAGAAAGCATTCACATGAAGTTTACTCCAATACAAAACCGTTAATGAAGTCTTAAAGTAAAATATTTAGTGAGGTTAACAGAGACTCCAgtgaaaatatatgaataacagtgCAGCCGTGAGAGAGGaaaaagtgagtgagtgagtgagtgagtgagcgagtTTGTTTGGTAAGTACTACAGCCGTCATAAAGAGGAGAATTCTATGTCTAGTATTGGAAGGTGCTATCAACACagtgccagctggagtggccgagcggttctaggcgctacagtctggaacggcatgactgctctggtcgcaggttcgaatcctgctttgggcatgggtgtgtgtgatgtccttaggttagttagttttaagtaattctcagttctaggggactgatgaccacagcagttaagtcccatagtgctaagagccatttgaaccattttgttataaaCACAGTGGAATAAAAGTTGAAAATGCTGTGGTGAAATAATATTTTATGCTCAAATGGTGTAACATCATTGGTTACATAGTGGATTTTTGATTATATTGTTCGCACTGGAAAGTACACAGTTATTAAAGTGAAGACTTAAGTTGTTTCGGCACTACTATTTACAAATTCATCATTTTAAAAGTTTAATTTCAGTGCTTATATTGACACAGCAATACTAGAATACTCCACTTAAAAGTGCACAAATTATGTAGAGAGTAATAAATTGCAATAGCACAGCTTAATAGTTATAACATGTATCTAATTTCTGGAGAAATTCCACAAAACCATTCATACAACTCACTATTTTCACAATGAGTCTTGCTTTACAGGGCATAGTGTTCAAAGGTGTTTTTGTTTGTTgaatgtcacaggagaggaatgttGCAACTGGTACAAAATTCTTTGGGTAGCGATCACCAGTTAGTTAATACTTTTACACCACAGGTGGAGCTCATCAGTGTCATAAGTAAGTTAGAATCAACTGAGTGAAGACACTATTCTAATTACAGTTGGGAGTGCAGGCAACAATTAAACTGCAGCCTTGAGAATGCATCTTACTCTGGCACAAAGATCTTGACACTCTGTTACTAATATGATAACACTGGAATGAAGCTGTTTTGCAGAGTGACATTCAAAGACGGGTGCAAGTGATGCATTGTCTTCACTCAGACATTAAGACATATCATAAATTACAGCAAGTGTGCCCATGCCTGGAGCAAGGGAGAGGCCGCTGCTGCCcgtcccccccaccccttccccccccccccctccccgcatccactcttagggaaaggaaaaaaaatatagtgtggacaggtatttttctttcaagaaaatgattttaaaatggaTATTACATAGCTTTTTAACAGGGTTAGAACTGGagtttttttatggctacttagaagtcaccatttgtcttccaaaatattaaaaatacttctacCCCCAGGTAAAGGCACCATCATACAAACTATCAATGGGTGCAGTTGTGTGATGTGGCCTGCATCTGAATAATTCTGGTAAGAAGTTACTTCCATGGCTAATTGCCAGAAATATCATGTCTGGCTAATGCAATATTGTAATGTTTCCGCTAGATTGTTTTTCAGATGAACTTTTCAAAATTAAATAGCTGcacaaaaaatgcctttgtagTTGAAATGGCTACTGTCAAAGCAAAATACTGCAGCACTTACAAATCTGTGGATCTGAGAGAACACTCATTTAGTAACTTTTGTCTACAAGTAAAAAGAATGCACTCATGTTGATACAGAAATAGGAGCAATTTGAATACCAGCATGTTTTATCAGAATGTCACTTTAAAGTCACTGAAACTGAACAGATAAAAGTAGCTAGATAAAAGCTAATTTCATGCTATTGTAGAACTTCTATAAGAAAAGGAAAGTGGCTGTCTGTATAAATCAAATCAGTGTTAGGTCAGGTGCCATACAGATTAGTGAATATTGTGTTAACAGGCCTTGAGACTATGCCATAACAGTGGAACTGGCAACACATAAGCTAGTGTGATAACAGTTAACATGCACCGGCAGAATATGTCTCAatttttacaaaacattcaaaGAGTATTAATAATTGCTTTTGCCATGTTTAAATAAATGTGTGTCAATAACTCATTGCCTCTACTATTCGGTgagttgttaatctttgctcctAAATTAGCTTATTGACAGACTTAGATATGCGATAGTAATACACATCTGTAAATGTGGAGATAGGCAGATCAGCTCTTAGTTACAGACTCAAAATTCAATCCATTCAAAAAGGCTTGCCAAAGTGACACACAATAATTGTCTTTGGCAAGTTAAAACTGCATGCAGGACTGAGAATTGAAATTCAGTTCCCTGCACTTTGAATTGCACTACCTGAGTGTGCCTCAGAGACCAACTGAAAGCTTCAGCCTGCCCTTTCTTGcctcttccctctccttcccttcccttcccttctaaaTCGTTCTTTAAGTTGGTCTCTGAGGAAAGCTCAAATGGTGTAATTCATATTGCAATGCATGAAAGGCAGGGATTCTGGCCGAGCAACAATTTTAACTTGTCACATTCCTAATCACAGAATACTTTGCTTTAAGTACAGAAATTAACCATCAGTTACCTACAATAGTGTACAAACTTCTTTTGTTACAGCATAATTTGCAAACTGTCTCCTATTTTAGCATTCATAAGGGACTGTCTACATAAAGTACTGtatatgatgtcataaatgttgTCATTGCAAAGTTAAACAGCAGTTGTATCCTGCTAGTATGTTCCATCATTGACAAATCGTTTGATAGTGTGTACCATAAAATTCTGCTTGAGAAACTAAAATTTAAGAGTTACTTCTTGCATGAATTAAGTTTGACACAAAAGAGAGGTTCACATTTCaccaaataaataaaactgaacaaAGAATGGAGGAACACAAAATGACATCTCACAAAGTTCAGAATTGGTTTTACTCCATTTTTCTGGTATACATAGCATTCTAGGGACTTTGCTGATATGTTAAAAAACAACTGCTTGCCCATACAATAACAGTCCCATATTGGAGACAATCCAAATTATAAGTGTACAGGCCTTAGCTGGTTTGTGGGAAACAGTTTAAGTCTTAATATCACAAAAACTCATAATACATGACTGCAAATAAATAGAGATTACCAGCATGGTATCAGATGTAAGTACTATCATAGAGTGAATGAAACACTAAAATTCATTGGATTCCAGTAGCTCTGTAATCAAGTCAACTCATAAATTAACTAGTTTGACATGGGTCATACTTGTATATATCTTTTGTTGTGTTcactcaaaaatgtgtgtgtgtgtgtgtgtgtgtgtgtgtgtgtgtgtgtgtgtgtgttcctaagggaccaaactgctgaggtcatcagtccttagacttacacactacttaaacaacatTATactgagaacaacaacaacaaccccccccccccacacacacacacacacacacacacacacacaccctatgcctgagggaggtctcgaaccttcggcgggagaggCTGCGCAATCCATGACACGGCACCTCAAATCGCGCATCCACTCCACGAGATTCTTACTTTCACTCCCTGTCATTTTGCAGAAATATCTTTTGAGGAAATGCGGCTAAAGTAAGTATTCAGTTAGAGGGGAAAAAAAACTGCAAGAATACTGCGTAAAGTA
It includes:
- the LOC126251340 gene encoding ribonuclease P protein subunit p25-like protein isoform X2; translation: MQVTGGSKMRNLLNYALKAFKDERSIVWSGSGGGMGKAISCAEIVKRRNKDLHQITKICYRKVEEYWEPQMENLDTLVVIREIPTIHILLSKDPLDKNEPGYQAPGSFDTFWRSTEGSSEHVRKQNQPKRNRGPRVSNEEFAAMGLRSDQRKPKHAGSGRIPPKSGGDRQRRIGTSGGGSESSQQM
- the LOC126251340 gene encoding ribonuclease P protein subunit p25-like protein isoform X1 encodes the protein MENYTKGKNVEEPLEKEKIPIPNLPEKFIWMQVTGGSKMRNLLNYALKAFKDERSIVWSGSGGGMGKAISCAEIVKRRNKDLHQITKICYRKVEEYWEPQMENLDTLVVIREIPTIHILLSKDPLDKNEPGYQAPGSFDTFWRSTEGSSEHVRKQNQPKRNRGPRVSNEEFAAMGLRSDQRKPKHAGSGRIPPKSGGDRQRRIGTSGGGSESSQQM